The DNA region TGCTCGGCGGACAGCCGCACAGCTCCCTTGCCGGTGCGGGAACTCTGACCGCCGCAATTCTTGACGGCAATTGGAAGGACACCAAGCTCATGCTTCGCGCCCTGCGTCAGCGTGGGCGCACAACCCTGCTGACTTCCGGTTCCGGGATCGTGATGAACAATCAGGCCTTGCCGGTTCAGGTAGTCAAACGTGATTCCTATCTCGCCGGGGTCAGCTCAACCACCACTGAAAACTCCATGCAGACCTCGGAACTCACGCCGGGTGAGGTTTCCACCGGATTTTCCATGACCGTACTTCCGCACATCATGGATAACCGCAAGGCCATTCTGCAATACAACATAACTCTATCTTCACTGGATTCCATGAAGGAATTCTCCTCCGGCTCCATGACTATCCAGTTGCCGCAGGTTTCCACCCGCAGCTTCAGCCAGCGGGTCAAAATGAAGTGCGGTCAGACTCTGGTGCTGGCCGGATTCGAGCAGGAAAGCAATCAGGATTCCAAGGGCATCGGCATCACCTCCGGCGGACTCAGCCGGCAGTACGGCAAAAGCCTGATCATCATCACCATTGAAATGGAAAGTGCCGGGGTTTAGCTATGCAAACTATTATCATCAAAAAGAAAAAGTACGCTATCGGCCTCTGGTGGCAGTTCATTAACGGCTCCGGCAAACGCAAAGACGCGCTGGAACAGGCCCGCATTCTGGCCGAGAAATTCCCCGAAGGCGGCTACAACTGCGTTGCCATCAGAAAACAGCAATTCGGCCTTGGCAACTGCGCAGAAGCAAAAATCAAACGTCTGCCCTCACTGGCCTGTGCGCTGGTTGAGCGTTCTCTGCCCACATGGATCGGAATGTTCTGCCTCGGTGAAAAATTGTGGTGGGTCTGTGCGGCCAGCAAGAAAAACATCGCTGCTGAAGGCGACCACTACTTCAGCTCACGGACCGAAGCAGAAGCCCACTTCAACAACCTCAAATCCCTGTCCGACTGGGATAACAACGAAATCCTTTGCGAAACCGTTGAAGAGTCCATGGACCATTTCAACGGACTGCTGCGGGTTTCTGAAAAAGTTCAACCGTTAGTTGAAGAAAACAGCCGAGGCTTGTGGATTTCCTGTGCTGCGCTGTGCGCGGCCCTGATCATAGGCTGGTTGATCTGGGACCAGTTTCAGCAGGATCAGCTTGCGGAGCTGCGCAGACTTGCCGCCATTGAGAGCAGCCTCAAGCAGCAGGAACTTGCGCCGGTTCTTATAGATCTCGACACACTCTTCACAAAGGAATGGAACGAAAGCGCGCTGCCTTCAGCTTTTGCATATGAGTTCCTGCGTGCCGTGCGCCACACCGAACCGTACACACTCGGCTGGAAGCTGAAATCCATCATCCGCAATGATGAAGGCATTTACATGGCTTGGCTGCATCAACAGGGTGCGCAATTTACCGACCGTCCCGGCAATTCCACTCTCGGAACTCGCCCGGAGCTGGCTGAAATCAGCATTCCGTACTCACTCAAAAATCAGCGGGCAGCGCAGAAGCTGGGCCACAAATCCGAAGTCACAGCCCGACTCTATGAGCTGACTCGCGTTCTCGGCGCAAAGCTGCGCCTGAACTGGAAAAAGCCCGAAATCAAAAAGCTCGGCAAAGCAAATCAGCATACCGCTCCGTGGATCAAAGGAGAATGGAAGCTGTCTGCTCTGCCGTCAATTTCTGTCATTTCCGAACCGCTCTTCTTTGAACTGGACACCATCCCCGGTCTGGTTCTCGCAAAAATCAATTTCACTGAAAATAAATGCACCATGGAGGGACAGATCTATGCGTCTTACTAACCTCGTCCTGATCGTGCTCCTGCTGGCGACTGCCGTCTACGCACAGGAATCGGCTGATCTGGATTCTTTAGCCGATCCGCTGATTTCCGCTCCTGCAAACGGCTCCATGCCGGTTGGAAACGGTACTGCGTTTAATGCAACCGCTGCGGGACATGGCAACGGAACAAACGCGACATTCACGGCTTTCTACGAAGCCACCAACAGCACAAGTAACGCTACAACCATCCAGCCTGATTCTGCCAAGAAACAAACATCGGCAAGGCCCAGAATCAGCGGCCCAGCCTTTGTTTCCCTTGAAGGCTTGAGTGCGCTTCATTCACAGCTCGACGTCCTCAATATGCAGGTCAAAATTGCTGAGAAGCAAAAGAAACTGCGCGAGCTGACCATGCCGATCATCCCGGTCCTGCCTCCCTCTTCAGCAGCTCCCAAAACTGCAGTGAAAAAGAAAAGCCGTCCGGTCTGGCCCAAGATCGTTTCAATCCAAGGCGTGGACGGAAGGCTCTCCGCAACTCTGATCAGTCGTGACGGCTTGCAGACCGTGACCGAGGGGGCAATCGCAGGTGTCGGCAGGGTCGAGAGCATCACCCCGCAATCAGTGGTTATCCGTCATAACGGCAAGAACATTCCCTTGAAATTCGAGGAGTAAGCCACATGACCAACAACGAAATACCAGAGATTCTGCAAGAACGGGTCATGCTCCTTGAGGGCGTGATCCTGATCTCTGCGGAACTGGAAGACGACGCACATCTGATGTCCTTCCTCAGCTATGCCGCCCGCAAAGGTTACATGGAAACCAAGCGTGTTGAAGCCAGTGAATTCCAGAAGCTGCGCAAGAAGCATCACACCCGCATTGAGACAGAAAGCGACATTCAGACCCTTGCCGTGGACATCATCGCCGATGCCCATAAGCAGGGCGCGTCCGACATCCATTTGACCGATGAAGGACCGTTTGCCTCCATCAAATTCCGCAAACTGGGCATGGTGCAGGATTACAAGCAGCTCAAAGGCGAGCGTGGCCGCAAGATCATTGTGGCCATCTATCAGACCATGTCCAATCAGGTCGATTCGACCTTCATTCCCAGTGAGCGGCAGGACGGCAGGATCGTGAACAATGACTTCCTGCCCTCGGAAGTTCATTCCATCCGTATTCATACCGAACCGCTGGAATGCGCTATGGCCGACAACGGCACCGGGACCTTCATGGCCCTGCGTCTGCTCTATGACCGCACCACGGCCAAGGGCAATCTGGCTGGGCGGCTTAGCAGTCTCGGATATTCCGAACAGCACAGGCGCGACTTTCAGACCTTGACCCAGCGGTCCGGGCTTTCGCTGCTTTCCGGTCCCACCGGACACGGCAAAAGTACCGCGCTGAAGCACATCATGGAAAGCATGGCCGAGGAGAATCCCGAAAAGAACTACCTCGCCATTGAAGATCCGCCGGAATACCCGCTGGAACGGGTCAAGCAGGTCCGGGTCAGCACTAACGATCAGGATGAAAACAGAGGCCGGGCTTACCGCAACGCCATTGCCGGAGCCATGCGTTCCGACCCGGACGAAATCATGATCGGTGAGATCCGCTTTCCGCAGGCTGCTTCCGCCGCACTGGATGCCGCCCAGACCGGGCACGGCGTCTGGACTACGGTTCACGCCAACTCGGCCTTTGGAATCATTCAGCGCATGGTCTCCCTGCTACGTGCAGCCAATTACCCTGACCCGCTGGAATATCTCTGCGACCACACAGTGCTTTCCGGCCTGCATCATCAACGGTTAGTCCCGGTGCTCTGCCCCAAGTGCAGGATGCCTATCAAAGACGTCTTTGCCCTTGGTCCCAACAACGAACTTCGCCGCAGAAGCCTTCCGCAACCGCTTTTGGAACGGCTCATGTCCACCATAACCGACATGGATCAGATTCATATTCGTGGTGAAGGCTGCACTGAGTGCGCGGGCATGGGCATCATCGGCCAGACCGTTGCCGCTGAGCTGGTCCCCACCGACCATGTAATCCTTAACGCCATCCGCAACGGCAACATGGACGCGGCCTACACCCACTGGCGGCATGAGTTGAACGGCAGAACCTTTGTGGACCATGCCCTTGAACTCATTCAGACCGGTGTAGTTGATCCCTGCCTCGCTGAACTGCGGCTCGGTGTTCCGCTGGATTACGATCGCAAAAATGCTGGGTTCACTACCAGCCACATAGAAACATTCCCGCAAAGAAGCGAGTTTGCCCATGCAGTTGTTTAAGCACACCAACCTGCTGGCAAAGCTCTTCTTTACCCAGCAGGTACGGATCAGGGTTTACCGCAAACTCGCGGCCATGACCCGCCACGGAATTCTCATGGCAGATGCCGTCAGCTACATTGAAGAACGCTACGCCAAGCAGCGCAATCTGCTCAGCCCGGTACTCTCTGAAGTTTCGGCCCGCATCAATTCCGGGGACAGTATCCATGAAGCTCTGCGCGGTTTCATCCCAGCTGAAGAAGCAATGCTTCTTCAGAGCGGCATGGAATCGGGGAAGCTTCACGAAGCCCTTGAATTTTGCGTCCGGCTTATCAAAGCCCGGTTAATGATCGTTAGCTCCATGTGGAAAGCATTGAGCTACCCGACGATCCTGATCATTGCCCTGATCGCTCTGCTGCTGGTGCTTTCACGCTACGTAGTCCCCAAGCTTGCCGAGCTTTCCGACCCTTCCCGCTGGGTGGGCAGCGCAAAGACTCTCTATCAGGTGGCCGGATTCGTGGATTCCACCTTCGGGACCATTCTGCTTGCCGGGACTGTGCTGCTCTTCCTTGCTTCACTGGCGACCATCAAAATCTGGACCGGCAAAATCCGGGTCCGTTTTGATGGCATGCCGCCGTGGTCATTCTACCGGCTGATCATCGGCAGCCTCTGGCTCTTCACCCTCTCAACCCTGATGAAATCCGGGATTCAGCTCTCACAAGCCATGAACGACATGCTTGATACTCCCGGTTCCAGTCCGTGGCTCAAGGAACGGCTGAACTCGGTCAAGGCCCAGCTCAATCTCGGCAAGGGGATCGGAGAGGCTTTGGACGATTCCGGCTACCGCTTCCCCGCTCAAACCATCATCGAAGATCTGCGCATCTACTCCACACTTCCCGGCTTTGATACCCGGCTGCACCTCATTGCCGAGGAATGGCTAGCTGAAGGCATGGAAACAATCAAAGCGCAGGCCAAAATCATCAACATAACCTGCATCATCGGCATCAGTTCAATGATCACCAGCATCGTGCTCGCGGTGACATCACTTCAACAGCAACTTGGTCAAAACATGGGATATTAAAGGAAAAAAGATATGACATTACTTGAAACCCTCGGCGCACTGCTCATCGGCCTCATCGTACTCGGCGGCTCCGGCTACATGATTTCCAAAGGAATCGACAACGACAAAATCGCCAAGGCGGAACAGAACCTTTCCACCTTCCGCCTCGACATCAAGAACCTCTATCAGGGCGAGCCGGATTTCAACGGCCTGACCACAGACATTGCCGTGACCAACGAGGCCGTGCCTGACGGCATGATCAAAAGCAGTGGCGAAGTTCGCAACGTCTGGAACGGTGCAGTAACCGTAGCCGCCGGAACCGATCCGACCACCTTCACCATCACCCACAACAGCGTTCCCGAATATGCCTGCGTGAAACTGGCCACTTTTCAGGCCGGTTCATGGGTTTCAGTCACAGTGAATGGCGTGGTCATCCAGCAGGCCAGCGGAATGGTTGCGGCCATCACCAACCAGCTCGCAACCACCAACACCATCGTCTTCACCTCAAACTAACCGGGGCTTTGATTCAATATGAAAATCCTAGCCGCACTGTTCAGCATTCTCGGCGTCATGGCTCTTATCTTGGCCGAGTCCAGCTTCAGTCCCCGGACCTTTCAGGCCGAAGCGGTAGCCACCAATTACGGTGTCTACCGCGACGCCGTGAACAATTACGCGCTCAGCAATTCCGCCCCCGCATCCGGTGAAATATCAACCTCGCTTCTAAGGCTGCCTTCTGGCTGGAATCCCATCCGCAACTGGTCCAACCGCTTAGACAACGGACATATCTACGTCTGGGGGTCGGTCAATAAACTGGAGGCACAAGCAATCAGGGACTTGTTCCTGAACAGCTACGCCATTGGCATCAACCGCAACGGCAAGCTCTTCAACAAGTACGGAACCGGCGTTTCACTGCCCCCGTTCATACCCGAAGGCTGCATTGTCAGCGTGATTAAGAAGTAAGAGGGAATTGATGCGCTTCGCGCTTTTGATGATCGCATTTCGCCTCCGGCGGCCAAAGGGGATAATCCGCTCCGCTCTCAGTATCCGTAAGACTCGAAGCAAAGCTTCTCGCCTAACGGCTACAGGCCTTTGGAATCCTTAGTTGGAGCGAAAAAGGAATATAAATGACAGATAGATATAAAATTAAACAACACGGCTTCACCCTGATTGAAGTACTGGCGGCCTTGATCATCCTTGCCATGCTCATGCCTTTGCTCGGTGATTTCATTGACCGCGGCGTTGAGCAGATCAAGC from Desulfovibrio sp. JC022 includes:
- the pilO2 gene encoding type 4b pilus protein PilO2: MQTIIIKKKKYAIGLWWQFINGSGKRKDALEQARILAEKFPEGGYNCVAIRKQQFGLGNCAEAKIKRLPSLACALVERSLPTWIGMFCLGEKLWWVCAASKKNIAAEGDHYFSSRTEAEAHFNNLKSLSDWDNNEILCETVEESMDHFNGLLRVSEKVQPLVEENSRGLWISCAALCAALIIGWLIWDQFQQDQLAELRRLAAIESSLKQQELAPVLIDLDTLFTKEWNESALPSAFAYEFLRAVRHTEPYTLGWKLKSIIRNDEGIYMAWLHQQGAQFTDRPGNSTLGTRPELAEISIPYSLKNQRAAQKLGHKSEVTARLYELTRVLGAKLRLNWKKPEIKKLGKANQHTAPWIKGEWKLSALPSISVISEPLFFELDTIPGLVLAKINFTENKCTMEGQIYASY
- the pilP gene encoding type IV pilus biogenesis protein PilP; translated protein: MRLTNLVLIVLLLATAVYAQESADLDSLADPLISAPANGSMPVGNGTAFNATAAGHGNGTNATFTAFYEATNSTSNATTIQPDSAKKQTSARPRISGPAFVSLEGLSALHSQLDVLNMQVKIAEKQKKLRELTMPIIPVLPPSSAAPKTAVKKKSRPVWPKIVSIQGVDGRLSATLISRDGLQTVTEGAIAGVGRVESITPQSVVIRHNGKNIPLKFEE
- a CDS encoding ATPase, T2SS/T4P/T4SS family: MTNNEIPEILQERVMLLEGVILISAELEDDAHLMSFLSYAARKGYMETKRVEASEFQKLRKKHHTRIETESDIQTLAVDIIADAHKQGASDIHLTDEGPFASIKFRKLGMVQDYKQLKGERGRKIIVAIYQTMSNQVDSTFIPSERQDGRIVNNDFLPSEVHSIRIHTEPLECAMADNGTGTFMALRLLYDRTTAKGNLAGRLSSLGYSEQHRRDFQTLTQRSGLSLLSGPTGHGKSTALKHIMESMAEENPEKNYLAIEDPPEYPLERVKQVRVSTNDQDENRGRAYRNAIAGAMRSDPDEIMIGEIRFPQAASAALDAAQTGHGVWTTVHANSAFGIIQRMVSLLRAANYPDPLEYLCDHTVLSGLHHQRLVPVLCPKCRMPIKDVFALGPNNELRRRSLPQPLLERLMSTITDMDQIHIRGEGCTECAGMGIIGQTVAAELVPTDHVILNAIRNGNMDAAYTHWRHELNGRTFVDHALELIQTGVVDPCLAELRLGVPLDYDRKNAGFTTSHIETFPQRSEFAHAVV
- a CDS encoding type II secretion system F family protein — encoded protein: MQLFKHTNLLAKLFFTQQVRIRVYRKLAAMTRHGILMADAVSYIEERYAKQRNLLSPVLSEVSARINSGDSIHEALRGFIPAEEAMLLQSGMESGKLHEALEFCVRLIKARLMIVSSMWKALSYPTILIIALIALLLVLSRYVVPKLAELSDPSRWVGSAKTLYQVAGFVDSTFGTILLAGTVLLFLASLATIKIWTGKIRVRFDGMPPWSFYRLIIGSLWLFTLSTLMKSGIQLSQAMNDMLDTPGSSPWLKERLNSVKAQLNLGKGIGEALDDSGYRFPAQTIIEDLRIYSTLPGFDTRLHLIAEEWLAEGMETIKAQAKIINITCIIGISSMITSIVLAVTSLQQQLGQNMGY
- a CDS encoding type 4 pilus major pilin; the encoded protein is MTLLETLGALLIGLIVLGGSGYMISKGIDNDKIAKAEQNLSTFRLDIKNLYQGEPDFNGLTTDIAVTNEAVPDGMIKSSGEVRNVWNGAVTVAAGTDPTTFTITHNSVPEYACVKLATFQAGSWVSVTVNGVVIQQASGMVAAITNQLATTNTIVFTSN
- the pilM gene encoding type IV pilus biogenesis protein PilM, translating into MKILAALFSILGVMALILAESSFSPRTFQAEAVATNYGVYRDAVNNYALSNSAPASGEISTSLLRLPSGWNPIRNWSNRLDNGHIYVWGSVNKLEAQAIRDLFLNSYAIGINRNGKLFNKYGTGVSLPPFIPEGCIVSVIKK